Below is a genomic region from Triticum dicoccoides isolate Atlit2015 ecotype Zavitan chromosome 5A, WEW_v2.0, whole genome shotgun sequence.
CACGGGTTTGTGGATCAACACACCTAAACGATTCGATGTACCACTTGATAGAACTCTTATCGATTCCATGCTCGGCCGCACGTTTGGCCAGCAGCTCGGGTTCATGTATTCTTTGTGCTCCGGAAATTATTTCCTCACCTGTCGAGTAAGCAAGAAGTGCAAAGTTTGTTCAGCAAATTCAACACTTCATCACTGCTCCAACTTCAGGAAATCAGGTAGGAGTACTAGTCAGACACCATAAGATGCAGAGTGTGGAACAGAAACTATCCCCACTGGCACTGATGGTCGTAATGCTAGTATATTCATATATTCAGATGGCCTGAAAAATACTTGCAAGTTGCAACTAAATAAACTAACTAATACATCATAATGGTGTCAGGTAAAGCTTGAGCAATTTTTGTGCTCACCTCGAAGGAAGACATCAAATGAGTTGCTGTACGCTGGGTTGTCATAGCAAGGCATGGTGTAGAAGGGGCGTGCCGCCAAAGGATATCGATAAAGAATGAAAAAATCAGTGTCATACCTACAAATTTTACAGCAAGAGCGAGTTAAGTTAATAGAAAAGACAAAATGATGAAATGAACATAAGCATTGCAGTGTTGACACTTGTACGTACTTCTCCCTAACAAGCTGACCAAGTTTTTTCTCAGCTTCAGTGTTGAGGTCAGCCATAGGCTCGATTTCTGTTCCAGCTTCCTGCCAAGCAAATAAATCACCAATGcttaattctttttcttttcttattatGATGTCATACATCAGGCTGTGTACAGTAGAGTTAAAGTAGCAGTTATATACTGCACGAAAACAGCATAAAATTCAAAACATGTTTGTACCTTCAACATTTGTATTCCTTCCTCGTAACTGAGCCTCAAGGTACTCTCTAGGTACTGCAGGAATTAACACAATGTGAGTCGCCATTTCAGCTACAAAACCCAGATATTGTAACATTACTGGAACCACCAATCAATAAGAAGCAACAAATATTTTACCTTCACTGGTTCAAACGGATACTGCCTATTAATTGCCTCAAGTTCCGTCTTGCAATTTTCATTCAAGTGTCTGAACAATTCTACAAATAATCCATCCACAATATCGCAAACCTGTTTAAAGAAACAAGTTCAGCCATTGCCGTGTTTGTAAATGAAGAAGAGCACTCTACCAAACTTGCTCACCTCAAAGTAGTGCCTCATAATCTCCATTTCAGCGTCCAAACCAACAAACTCACACAGATGCCTATGTGTGTTGGAATCTTCAGCTCTAAACACAGACCCAACCTCAAAGACACGACAGAACCCACCACAGATAGCCATCTGCTTGTGCAGCTGAGGCGATTGTGCTAAACAGGCACACTTGCCATTCTTATATTCAAGTTTGAATACTGCTGCTCCACCTTCACTTGACCCTGAAATCAGCTTCGGAGTGTGGATGCTAATAAAGTCTTTTGACGACAGATATTCCCTGAATTTCTGCGAGTATCAAACAATGGTAAATACTTTACTAACCAGCTGGAAAAAAAATCACATGCTGCAGAAATGAATATAAAATAAATCCCTGGAGCCTTGACAAAACAGCTCTTGTAAATGCATATGCATTGGCTTGACAAATCCATATTCGATGCAGAATGTTAAACTCAATCTGATCATTAGTGTAATCAGACAGAATTGTATGGCATGCATTGCAGGCATCACATTAGGATCACTGAATCGATCAGTATCTGAAACAACTTAAAAGTCCAGCACAGTACTCAATGCAGGCTTGTTTTGCTGGTACAAAATGATCACAGGTTGAGACTCAAAGGTTTTATTTTTTCTAGAATACGCACAAAAATATCACTGAAATCCCCACGCAGCAGCCCAGCCAATGCCACGCTTTGGCCCAACGACTCAAAGGGTTCACCAGATCAGATACGTTTAATTCAGTGTCGAAGTAGAATATCTTATCTAAGCTACACAACATATTACTACATAACATGGTATGTTTAGTTCTGCAAACTCAATTCATGAACACATCACTGATAGCAGCAGTCCTAAAAGCAAGCAAGAACAAATACCGACGTTTTCAACTTGATGCTGTACACGGAAAACGGCTTGACCCGCCGCCGTGCGCAGGTCAATAACTCGATAGTCCAAGCGTGTGTCCTGACCAACGCAGGGAAGTGGCACCCCCTTCTGCAAAACAACAAGATCCCATCAGCTGAACCCAGATATCATCATCGTCGGAGAATTTATTGGAGCAACAACAAAACTGTGTCCTCCTCCTTCATGCGTTCAAAGAGGAGCAGGCAAGCAAATACGCAGATTGTGCAGACTGACATACTGCTTCAGCTTTTGCAAACTCCTCCGCACTCCGGCCGGCATCCTCCACGCTGATCGGTAGCTTCGGGGCGGCCCTGCTGATGCAGTAGAGCTTCCTCACCTGAATCTCCACCTGCCGGCCATCAAACGGGGATCACAAAATCAAAATAACTCCTGTAGTTTGTATGTCAGCTGACAACTCGAACAGACAGACAAAGATGAGCTACGGCAGAAAGAAACCTCTCGCACTGTGGTGTATCTGAGGGGGTTGTCGAGGAGGGCGACGGCGCCCTCCACGACGACGATCGACTCCTTGGGGAGGGACAAGGCGAAGAGCATCATCTGGGCGCTGCCGGCGAGCACGCACTGCACGGTGCTCATCCCCCGCCGCAGCTCGATAAAGGCCACGTTCTTGGTCTTGGACCCGCGGTAGACCGCCTGCGCCCACGCGCGGACCAGCACGGAGCGGCCGGCGGCGGCCTTGTCGAGGCGGCCGATCTCGGCCCACGGTCCGTCGGGGACCGCCGCGGGGAGGATCTCCCCGGGGAGGACGTCGCCGTAGTTGGCCGCCGAGGGGTCGTCCTCGGCGGCGGAGGGCTGCTGCTGCTTCTGCTGCCCGTGCTCCGGCGAGGGGTCCTCGGCGGCGGGCTTCTGCTGCTGCGCGTACTTGGCCGTCTTCTCGGCCTTCCGGGCGTTCCTCTTCCGTTGTTTATTGCTGACGGTGGCTGCGGGGACGCCCGCTTCGGGGGCGGGCGGCGGTCTCTCGGGCTCGGAAGACATCACGTCGTCGCCGGCGGGGAGGAAGCGAGCGGTGGAGCAAGGTTGCgtgggcgacggcggcgggcggaGGCTTTAGGCGTGCTTCTATGCTACTGGGATTATATATATACTGTATATACAGGCCCAAATAGCTCGTTCGGGTATCGTGGCGGCTACGTTCGCGCGTCGTTCCGTGGCGGCCACGGTCTTGACTCACTCCCCAGCCGGATCAAGTTCCTGActatacctggccaaacctcgggcTGGGCCGGGCTTCGGGACGGCCCTAGCCAAACCCGAGACAAAAAACACAGGCCTgggcccggcccggccatcgggcctggTTTTTAGGCCCGAGCCCAGCCCGAACACGTAAAATCCCGACGGGCCTCGGGCCGGACCCCTTAAAAAATTGCAAAAACGATGGGTCCGCGTCATTGGGCTCAAAATCTAGGTCCGAACCCGGCCCGAGAGCAGCGCCGGGCCGGGCtgggtcgggctttttcgggccaGGGCTTCCCATGGCCTGGACTATTTCCGACTTTGTGCTCGGGTTCGTATCCAGCGACATCCTGAGCTGTTTGGTTAATGGAAACGATGATCTACGTCTAAAAAAAACTAAAATCTAAAAAGTGTGTGCACACGTTTTCGTTGTATCGAGCGGCCGCACTACGCGACGACGGCTCAGATCGATAAGGAAACCGGTCCATCTGTCTCCCTACAAAAAGGGAAAGGAAAAGACCTTATCCACTCTGTCGTCTTCCTCACCTCGGTCCCCTTTTCCTCGTCTCCGTTCGATGCAGAGCTGAGATCCCAGCGCTAAAGGCGAGAGGAGCACGCCGACGTTGATGGCCGGCGGTTCGAGTACGGGGACCAGAGGATGAGAGGAGAGCCTGGAGCAGGTAGGCCATGAAGCTGTAGCGGTGGTGATGGCCatggctgtaagtgcatctagtgccacccctagttggttttggagtattgacgacaaacttggttgaggtactaatgtgtttgtgagaattgcaggataacacaagtagtagtcccatattgattcggtttacctaccagagatgactcctaaaaatgtgtgaagacattaaagacaatggTGGCCTGTGAAAAGATTCACATTTAAAGACTAtaacatgagaagacatcgtatgaagacCATGAagtacgaagacatagttgtttcgtagtttcattttcttctttgttgagtcataggaaccaccgcactgttaagtgaggtccaagtgaacaaagtcagagtgactgatgtgatgctcaaccaaatcctatgtcttcgagcgaagactatgagagcaaatcttatccaaagctGGATGAGCCAGCTTAACTTATagtccaagtcaagctgccgcgtgtgtttgaaatctgaccgttggacacgtgtcagttccttagtaacccagggtcattttagacaaatcaggtcgagttgtctcctagctataaatagcccaccccctacaccataaattggtggctgctcagagttagtgcacggcttttgtcgtttgagagcaacccaccttcgaagcatttgagagagagatccttatgaggacaaaacccaaaacacacagagccaaagagtgttaggcatcactgaagtcttcctgtctgcgtgacctgaagacttgttacacttgaggactgtgaatcttccagccggttaggcgtcgcgttctaagcgtccaagagtcattgtggatggccggtgaacgaagtctgtgaaggtttgaaagtctaccttgaagacttaccagagtgattgggcgaggactgtgtgtccttagctcaaggggaataaggtgaagacacggtcttctgagttgaatctcagcctccctaaccaggcgtatagttgtcacagcaactgaaactggtctactaaatccttgtcttcatcaagctactggttctatcctttactTCCCTTTTCTTtgcagtttgtcttcatgaagtcattgcatgcctgtatgatttgattgacttcactaagtgaagactctttactgtttggcttcatactatcttccatcttgatccatactacctagctactgatagtcttcgtgttttcacttcattgcttacttgactatggctttcctagtgtagtctaccttccgctgcatatcaataggtttatttctatcgtttgtcttcaaagccccccgtgttttgaagactttcataaaaatcgcctattcacccctcctctagtcgataactagcactttcaattagtatcagagtaaggtgctcccttgttctatgtgattcggtttaaccacctggagttttagcataTCGACTGCAGGGACAATCAAGGTTTCCGCTGCGTGCCCCATTTTCGATGGTCATGATTATCCCCGATGGAAGGATATGAGGAGGAAGCGCCTTCTAACTATGGACAGTGAGCTTTGGACTGTCACAgagattggtctcaccgatttatgCAAGATGGCGCGTGCTGATGATATTCAGAAGTACACCCTTCTGGATATGAAGACGAAGGCTGTTATATGCTCCTGTCTATCAAGAGACGAGTTTAGGTGCGTCATGCATCTatgcaatgcaaagcttatatgGGACCGGATCTccgacgtctatgaaggtcatcgaacatgTCAGGACCCATGGTTCCTCAAATTCAAGGagtctctcaaaacgatgactccCGAACCTGAGCCAACTtctcccacctactacttcatggcacgtggtgccgagataaactcacgcgatgcttactttcaaacttcaagtgaagatgactctgaatgtgaatctaaacctagctacaaaacactttctaaaattgcaacagaacaacaaaatgctatggaacatattcaaacgttgctagacaaaagcaatgacctgttggatgcggaaatgactcgaactcagtccttaattgaagacattaaaagttttcatgttaagtatgaggaacttgaaagtcgtcatgaaacgctctcaactactcatggaaagctctcctatgattattttcaaaggaagcaagagcttgaaaacttgagatcggctcatgaagatttttaaaaggagaacgagtcactccgtgctcaacagatcagttcctctcaggaagactttgagccaccatgtttaaaatgtgttAAGCATGATAATgctgcttctgttgctggatgtgctactgctactactgttgctatgTCTTCAACTGCTGATATGGAGACTAACccttcttctgaggataccactactatttctgatgagaatgccaggttgaagacattgcttgaaacagggatgtacaaaagtctcaaagggcatcagacattgtgtgatgtcctcaagaaacagattctaaaccgaaaccctcgaaaagagggtgttgggttcgagaggaaaatgaattttgatggttcctactggaagcctgagcagtaccccaaaaccacatagattgatgcaaagggaccttcagtggatccatctaccttatccggcttcacttgtgctaaccctattatcattgatgaatcctttgatgcaaactataaactatttaagaagcaGAATGGTGAGGTGTTTgttaggtatattggtactaactgcaagaaTGGACCCCCTTTGAAGAAGATCTAGATGCCCAGgagttgtcttgaaaatcttcaggtgaatgtcatcatgacaccacctgggaagaagacaaaccccagaccaaaggcttcatatggtccaaaagcttcatacataCAGAGGACTACCAGAGTCACCCTAAcggaaatgttttgcagggaaaccatactcagacttatgaatatgagcgtgcttcgccaaatcgctatgttcataagaccaagaactattctgcgtattcttatgagtattattcttctcatgcaaggctatttgctagggctccaaagccaaagttctcggatgctgcacttagactcattgcttctaagccatccctaaagatgtgggtggttaagaaaaattaactctcttttgcagggcaaGGTCTCCAGCtgaaaatcaaaggcgtctgatgcttatgctggggacctaaaacatcttgtggggcgcaagataaaatgcccaaatggtcttactatgtattttgttcctggatTCCTTGACAATCATCCCATCTGCCCCAACCAGGATctgaactttgataatatgcttgttcgtcaaatgtttatgcttcacattttccttggtgaagcctatccccctaactgcactatagggtacgataccaaaggcttctgagtggattatggacagtggatgcactaatcacatgactggtgatcgaagtcttctcatggactcaaccttacgtccatctgacaagagtcacatcacatttgctgacactggtaaaagcaaggtattgggtctaggtagagttgcaatctcaaaggatcagcacatggataaagtgatgcttgttgaatcccttggtttcaacttaatgtctgtctcaatgctttgtgatatgAATATGgtagtgatatttggaaaatatcgttgccttgtgcttatggaatcttataaatctctagtctttgaagggtaccgaaaagatggtctatacatggtagatttctcagcaggaccacagttggccatatgtcttctagcaaaagcttcagagtgttggctctggcatcggaggctagggcatcctggcatgaggaacttatacactcgcgaagaagaagcatgacgtaggcatcgagggcgtcaagttcaagaaagatcatctgtgtggtgcctgcgaagctggaaagatgactagggccaagcatcctcgaagacaatcatgactacatcacgtcccttcgagctacttcacatggacttattcggccctactcactactctactcttactaccactgcttgcctctatggttttttcattgttgatgattactcgagatatacatgggtgcatataatcctctacaagaatgaagtgcaggatgtcttcaggcgattctccaatcgtgccatgacgaactatggtattaagatcaagcacatcaaaagtgacaatggcacagagttcaagaacactggcctcgacacttatcttgataccttgggcatcactcatgagttctcaacttcatacacacctcagcagaatggcatcatggagcgcaagaacagaaccctcattgagatgtctcggacgatgcttgatgagtacaagactccaaggaagttctggcctgaagccattgatactgcatgccatgtcatcaaccgtgtttatctccacaagcttctaaagaagacatcatatgagatactaactggtaagaagccaaacataagctacttcagagtatttggtgctaggtgttggatcaagggtccacatcacacttccaaatttgcaccgaaagcacatgaaggttttagcttggttacggaaaggattcgcactcctacagagtcttcaacctcttttactataaagtggttgaaactgtggatgtgcggttcgatgaaactaacggctcgcaaagagagcacctgccaaatgtgctagatgaagtctcaccaagtgaatccatcaagcttatgggtactggagaaatcatactttCAGAGGCTCAGGCTAAAGAAGAactcatcatttctgcacctaatcaaccagaAGATAATGCTCAGCTTGAAGTCAATGCCGATAATGAAGACAATGATCGGCAAGACcaaagtcttcgtccagttcatcctcgtgttgcgaatgaagtgcagattgagaagataatcgatagcatcaatgcacctggtctgctcactcgttcaagagcaacacagctagcaaatttttgtgggcgctttgcatttgtctctatatctgaacccaagaaagttgttgaagccttcatggaacctgagtggattcaagtgatgcaagaagagcttcaacagttcgagctgaaaaaTGTGTGGGAATTAgttaagcgtcctgaccctcgcaagcataacatcatcgacaccaaatggatctatcacaacaaacaagatgagcatactCAAGTTgtaagaaacaaggctcgtctcgttgctcaaggttacactcaagtagaaggaattgacttcgatgaaaccttttctccagtggctaggcttgaagccattcacatactaCTAGCGTATgtcaaccatcacaacatcctcctataacaaatggatgtgaagagtgcttttctgaatggcaagattgaagaagaagtgtatgttgcacaaccacctgtctttgaagacccaaaacatcctgacacgatatacaagctcaacaagacattgtatggcctcaaacaagcccctcgcgcttggtatgacacactcaaagacttcctaaagagcaaaggcttcaaacctggttcaccagATCCTacacttttcacgaagacatatgatggagaactgtttgtgtgccaaatctatgtggatgacattatcttcggctgcaccaacaagagatacagtgatgagtttggatacatgatgcaagagcaatatcagatgtccatgatgggtgagctgaaattcttcctaggtcttcaaatccgtcagcagagcgacgacatcttcatatcagaagagaaatacctcaaagattgcctgaagaagtttggaatgcaagactgcaaaggatacacgacgccaatgccaaccaaaagtcatctgggccccgacgacaatggtaaagagtttgatcaaaaggtatactgatccatgattggttctttactctatttatgtgcatctaggccagatataatgcttagcgttcgcatgtgtgcccgattccaagcggcaccaaagaagtcgcatcacttagctgtgaagtgaattcttcggTATTTGgtttactgatgtctactacacaaccttcttcttgtagacgttgttggtgttggggaacgtagcagaaattcaaaaattttccctacgaatcaccaagatctatctatggagagaccagcaacgagtagaaagagaggagagtttgcatctacatacccttgtagatcgctaagcggaagcgttcaagtgaacggggttgatggagtcgtactcgtcgtgattcagatcaccgatgatcaagtgtcgaacggacggcacctccgcgttcaacacacgtacagcccggtgacgtctcccacgccttgatccagcaaggagagagggagaggttgaggaagactccatccaacagcagcacaacggcgtggtggtggtggaggagcgtggcaatcccgcagggcttcgccaagcaccaacgggagaggaggaggtgtcacaggagggagggaggcgccaagggctcaggtctggatgccctccctcccctccactatatataggggcaggggagaagggggaggcgcagccttgccccctactccaagaaaaagggtgcggccaagagggcacctcggaggtgccttccccctcgaggactcttccctctagggttccctaggcgcatgggcctcttggggctggtgcccttggcccatgtaggccaaggcgcaccccctacagcccatgtggcccctcggggcaggtggccccacccggtgggcccccgggacccttccggtggtcccggtacaataccgatgaccccgaaacttgtctcgatggccgaaacaggacttcctatatataaatctttacctccggaccattccggaactcctcgtgacatccaggatctcatccgggactccgaacaacattcggtaaccacatacaagcttcctttataaccctagcgtcatcgaaccttaagtgtgtagaccctacgggttcgggagacatgcagacatgaccgagacgttctccggtcaataagcaacagcgggatctggatacccatgttggctcccacatgttccacgatgatctcatcggatgaaccacgatgtcaaggactcaatcgatcccgtattcaattccctttgtctagcggtattttacttgcccgagattcgatcgtcggtatccaataccttgttcaatctcgttaccggcaagtcactttactcgttccgtaacacatcatcccgtgatcaactccttggtcacattgcgcatatgatgatgtcctaccgagtgggcccagagatacctctccgtttacacggagtgacaaatcccagtctcgatccgcataaaacaatagatactttcagagatacctgtagtgcacctttatagtcacccagttacgttgtgacgtttgatacacccaaggcactcctacggtatccaggagttacacgatctcatggtcaaaggaagagatacttgacattggcaaagctctagcaaatgaactacacgatcttttgtgctagtcttaggattgggtcttgtccatcacatcattctcataatgatgtgatcccgttatcaacgacatccaatgtccatagccaggaaaccatgactatctgttgatcacaacgagctagtcaactagaggctcactagggacatattgtggtctatgtattcacacgtgtattacgatttccggataatacagttatagcatgaataaaagacaattatcatgaacaaggaaatataataataatacttttattattgcctctagggcatatttccaacagtctcccacttgcactagagtcaataatctagttcacatcgccatgtgattaacactcacaggtcacatcgccatgtgactaatacccaagagtttactagagtcagtagtctagttcacatcactatgtgattgacactcaatgagtttttatgtttgatcatgttgcttgtgagagaggttttagtcaacgggtttgaacctttcagatccgtgtgtgctttacaaatctctatgtcatctcctagatgcagctaccacgctctatttggagctattccaaataactgttctacttggagctattcaaaattgttgctccattatatgtatccggtatctctactcggagctatccggataggtgttaagcttgcatcgacgtaacctttacgacgaactcttttaccacctccataatcgagaaaattccttagtccactagttactaaggataactttgaccgttgtcctgtgagccattcttggatcactcttgtaccccttgactgactcatggcaaggcacacttcaggtgcggtacacagcatagcatactgaagagcctacgtcttaagcataggggacgaccttcgtcctttctctctattctgccgtggtcgagctttaagtcttaacttcgtaccttataactcaggcaagaactccttctttgactggtccatcttaaacaccttcaagatcatgtcaaggtatgtgctcatttgaaagtattattaagcattttgatctatccttatagatcttgatgctcaatgttcaagtagcttaatccaggctttccattgaaaaacacctttcaaataaccctatatgctttctagaaattctacgtcatttctgatcaacaatatgtcaactacatatattcatcagaaattctatagtgctcccactcacttctttggaaatacaagtttctcataaactttgtatagacccaaaatctttgatcatcttatcaaagcgtacattccaactccgagatgcttactccagtccttagaaggatcgctggagccggcataccttttagcatccttaggatcgacaaaaactttctgattgtattacatacaacttttcctcacgaaaactggtaaggaaactcgttttgatatccatctgccagatttcataaatacagctaatgctaacatgaatccgacggactttaagcatcgctacggatgagaaaatctcatcgtagtcaactccttgaacttgtgaaaaacttttcgccacaagtcgagcttcatggacggtgacattaccatccacgtccgtcttcttcttaaagatccatttatcttaatggcttgccgatcatcgggcaagtccaccaaagtccatggatccgttctcagattttatggcctcgagccatttatcggaatccgggcccaccatcgtttctccatagctcgtaggttcattgttgtctagcaacatgaccttcaagacaggatcaccttaccactccgaagtagtacgtgtccttgtcgtcctacgaggtttggtagtgacttgatccgaagtttcatgatcaatatcataagcttccacttcaattggtgtaggtgccacaggaacaacttcctgtgccctaccacacactagttgaagagacggttcaataacctcatcaagtctccaccatcctcccactcaactctttcgagagaaacctttcctcgagaaaggacccgattctagaaacaattcatattgctttcggatctgaattaggaggtatacccaactgttttgggtttcctatgaagatgcattttatccgttttgggttcgagcttatcaacctgaaactttttcatataagcgtcgcagccccaaactttt
It encodes:
- the LOC119297784 gene encoding aspartate--tRNA ligase 2, cytoplasmic-like encodes the protein MSSEPERPPPAPEAGVPAATVSNKQRKRNARKAEKTAKYAQQQKPAAEDPSPEHGQQKQQQPSAAEDDPSAANYGDVLPGEILPAAVPDGPWAEIGRLDKAAAGRSVLVRAWAQAVYRGSKTKNVAFIELRRGMSTVQCVLAGSAQMMLFALSLPKESIVVVEGAVALLDNPLRYTTVREVEIQVRKLYCISRAAPKLPISVEDAGRSAEEFAKAEAKGVPLPCVGQDTRLDYRVIDLRTAAGQAVFRVQHQVENKFREYLSSKDFISIHTPKLISGSSEGGAAVFKLEYKNGKCACLAQSPQLHKQMAICGGFCRVFEVGSVFRAEDSNTHRHLCEFVGLDAEMEIMRHYFEVCDIVDGLFVELFRHLNENCKTELEAINRQYPFEPVKYLESTLRLSYEEGIQMLKEAGTEIEPMADLNTEAEKKLGQLVREKYDTDFFILYRYPLAARPFYTMPCYDNPAYSNSFDVFLRGEEIISGAQRIHEPELLAKRAAEHGIDKSSIKWYIESFRYGTPPHGGFGAGLERVVMLFCGLNNIRKASCFPRDPQRLSP